GCAGCTCACGGGTCGTCGCGGTCTTGTCGCGCACCTGGAACCCATCGATCCCGAGCTCGGCGAAGGCGGGCAGGAGCGTGAGGTCGTCGGTCGCGGAGACCAGAGCGAAAATACGGGGGAGCAACAAAGCTTTCACTTCCTTCGCCGGCATGATCCGGATCAGGTGCGACGGTCGGAGCGGCTCCAGCTCCCTCTCAGCCCGCTGCCGCGGACTCCCGTGTGGTCAGGTTTCGCAACTCACCCTAGCGGCTGCCACCAACCTGCGCGAGGGGCTTGAGCTGACAAGCCTCCGCGAAGCCGTCGGACTCGATGCCCAGAGCCACGTTGGCGCGGGTGGAGAAGTTGGCGAACGCGATGACCGCGGTCAGCTCGATCACCGCCGCCTCGCCCAGCTGCGCGACCAGCCCGGACACCATCTCGTCGGTGACGGCCGGCTCGGCCCGGCTCATCTCCTCGGCGTATGCCATCACGTCCCGCTCCAGCGGCGTGAACACCTCGGAGACGCGCCAGCGCGGCACCTCCCGGGCCTTGACCGTGTCGAGCCCCTGGTTGTGCGCCTCGAAGTAGTTGAAGTCGAGGCACCAGCTGCACCCCACCGCCGAGGCGACAGCCATGTGCGCGAACGACTTCAGCTGCTCGTCGCTGGCGTCCCACTTCTTCACCTTGGAGCCGAGGGTCGACATCCCCGTCAGCACCTTCTGGTTGTGCCAGTAGACGCCCACCGAGGACGGCACCTGGCCCAGCATCTTCTTGGCGAACCGCTTGATCAGCATCCCCTTGAAACCGGTGATCTCGGCCGGCGCAATCCGGGTCGCAGTCATCTCTCCTCCTGATATCCGGCCCCTGTGGTGGGGCGCTCGATACCGAGACGAGGGACGCGCGCCATCTGTGACATCCCGGGCGGCGTACGATTCGGTTCCGTGGCTGACGTTGAGTTCCGGTACTCCGACCTCCTCCCGACCGGTAAGGACGAGACCCCTTATCGGTTGCTCACCACCGAGGGGGTGGAGGAGATCGAGGTCGACGGGCGCAAGTTCCTGCGTGTCGACCCCGAGGCGATCCGCGCGCTGTCCGCGGAGGCGATGAAGGACATCAACCAGTATCTCCGCCCCGCCCACCTGGCGCAGCTGCGCAAGATCATCGACGACCCCGAGGCCTCCGGCAACGACCGCTTCGTCGCGCTCGACCTGCTCAAGAACGTCAACATCTCCGCCGGCGGGATCCTGCCGATGTGCCAGGACACCGGCACCGCGATCGTGATGGGCAAGAAGTCCGAGGGCGTGCTGACCGGCTCCGACGACGCCGAGACCGTCTCGCGCGGTGTCTACGACGCCTACACCAACCTCAACCTCCGCTACTCCCAGCTGGCGCCACTGACCACGTACGAGGAGAAGAACACCGGCTCCAACCTGCCCGCACAGGTCGAGATCTACTCGACCACCGAGGGCGAGAACGGGCCGGAGTACAAGTTCCTCTTCATGGCCAAGGGCGGCGGCAGCGCCAACAAGTCGTTCCTGTTCCAGGAGACCAAGGCGATCCTCAACCCCGACCGGATCCTGACCTACCTCGACGAGAAGATCCGCTCGCTCGGCACCGCGGCCTGCCCGCCGTACCACCTCGCCGTCGTCATCGGCGGCACCTCGGCGGAGTTCGCGCTGAAGACC
The sequence above is drawn from the Nocardioides albertanoniae genome and encodes:
- a CDS encoding carboxymuconolactone decarboxylase family protein, which translates into the protein MTATRIAPAEITGFKGMLIKRFAKKMLGQVPSSVGVYWHNQKVLTGMSTLGSKVKKWDASDEQLKSFAHMAVASAVGCSWCLDFNYFEAHNQGLDTVKAREVPRWRVSEVFTPLERDVMAYAEEMSRAEPAVTDEMVSGLVAQLGEAAVIELTAVIAFANFSTRANVALGIESDGFAEACQLKPLAQVGGSR